The Litchfieldia alkalitelluris genome has a window encoding:
- a CDS encoding cysteine desulfurase family protein produces the protein MDKIYLDYNASTPIDPQVIEAMVPFLKSGFGNPSSSHWAGIEAKNALVKSREQVAALLGCETEEIIFTSGGSESNNHALKGVYFANKHKGNHIITTKIEHPAIVSPCNFLETLGARVTYVNVDQYGKVNPQEIEQAITDETILISVMHANNEVGTIQPIKEIAKIAKQNNVIFHTDAAQSIGKIPTKVNEMGVDLLSIAGHKLYAPKGIGALFVRKGTRIDSFIHGAGHESGSRAGTENILQIVALGKACELATEINENVHTLKNYFWEELRRVFGEKVVVNGKLDECLPNTLNVSFIGEVGQELLARTPELAASTGAACHTGSVQLSPVLEAMKVDEITGKGTIRFSLGRFTTKEEVDRAVLLLSKQKM, from the coding sequence ATGGATAAAATATATCTTGATTACAACGCAAGCACACCAATTGATCCTCAAGTAATTGAGGCAATGGTCCCTTTTTTGAAGAGTGGTTTTGGTAATCCATCATCGAGTCATTGGGCAGGAATTGAGGCTAAAAATGCACTGGTAAAGTCCCGTGAGCAGGTAGCTGCTTTACTAGGTTGTGAGACAGAGGAAATCATATTTACGAGTGGTGGAAGTGAATCAAACAATCACGCATTAAAAGGTGTTTATTTTGCAAATAAGCATAAAGGAAATCATATTATTACAACTAAAATAGAACATCCAGCGATAGTTAGTCCTTGTAATTTTCTAGAAACGTTGGGAGCTCGGGTTACATATGTGAATGTTGACCAGTATGGAAAGGTTAATCCTCAAGAAATCGAACAAGCGATCACTGATGAAACGATTTTAATAAGTGTGATGCATGCAAATAATGAGGTTGGTACGATACAGCCGATCAAAGAAATAGCTAAGATTGCTAAGCAAAATAACGTGATTTTCCATACCGATGCAGCTCAATCTATTGGAAAGATTCCGACAAAGGTTAACGAGATGGGTGTGGATTTATTATCAATCGCAGGTCATAAGCTATATGCTCCGAAAGGAATTGGGGCTTTATTTGTTCGAAAAGGAACTAGAATTGATTCGTTTATCCATGGTGCTGGTCATGAGAGTGGAAGTAGAGCGGGAACCGAAAATATTTTGCAAATTGTAGCACTTGGTAAGGCTTGTGAATTAGCAACTGAAATAAACGAGAATGTACATACCTTGAAAAATTATTTTTGGGAAGAACTAAGAAGGGTTTTTGGAGAAAAGGTTGTTGTAAATGGGAAGTTAGATGAGTGCCTACCAAATACGCTAAATGTAAGCTTTATTGGTGAAGTTGGACAAGAGCTTTTAGCAAGGACTCCTGAATTAGCAGCTTCAACTGGTGCAGCTTGTCATACAGGTAGTGTTCAATTGTCTCCGGTGCTTGAAGCGATGAAGGTCGATGAAATTACAGGAAAGGGAACGATACGTTTTAGTCTTGGAAGGTTCACAACTAAAGAAGAAGTTGATAGAGCCGTTCTGCTACTTTCCAAGCAAAAAATGTGA
- a CDS encoding glycosyltransferase family 4 protein, which translates to MKVVLVTPNFHQPRGNTVTVQRISDNLEKKGVETEIVSMTEDGDVEKLPDADLVHGFHAYKFLKFKEKLKTKVDSYVLSITGTDLNHDLFDHNRRNDVVRSLSEAKAIHVFDESAKQMLQTEVEGLEDKIYVIAQGTTQFTEEKIELKKEQGTLVFLLPAGVRKVKNIPFAIEALEKLQTKIPSIRLWIVGPILEKEEGKVVEELADKHHTWVKYLGPFPHSDMGALYQISDIVLNTSHSEGQPAAILEAMGHGLPVLVSSNHGNLSIVSHEENGMVYSTEAQFLDFAERLVNNNELRAKIGKNAEIYIDSNHSATYEAERFITIYKNALKSSNN; encoded by the coding sequence ATGAAGGTTGTTTTAGTTACACCAAATTTTCACCAACCACGAGGAAATACAGTAACTGTTCAAAGGATCTCTGATAACTTAGAGAAAAAAGGTGTAGAGACTGAAATCGTTTCTATGACAGAAGATGGAGATGTAGAGAAGCTCCCAGACGCTGATCTTGTTCACGGATTTCATGCTTACAAATTTTTAAAGTTCAAAGAGAAACTTAAAACGAAAGTTGATTCATATGTTTTGTCTATTACTGGCACTGATTTAAATCATGATCTATTTGATCATAATCGACGTAATGATGTGGTTCGTTCTTTATCAGAGGCTAAAGCTATTCATGTGTTTGATGAGAGTGCAAAACAGATGTTACAAACTGAAGTTGAAGGACTTGAAGATAAAATATATGTAATCGCCCAAGGAACGACTCAATTTACTGAGGAAAAGATAGAATTGAAAAAAGAACAAGGAACACTTGTTTTTCTACTTCCAGCTGGAGTTAGAAAGGTAAAGAATATCCCATTTGCAATTGAAGCATTAGAGAAACTGCAAACTAAGATCCCTTCTATTCGCTTATGGATTGTGGGTCCAATTCTTGAAAAAGAAGAAGGAAAAGTAGTTGAAGAGTTAGCAGATAAACACCATACATGGGTAAAATATCTAGGTCCATTCCCTCATTCTGATATGGGAGCACTATATCAAATAAGTGATATTGTATTAAATACCTCTCACTCAGAAGGGCAACCAGCTGCGATTTTAGAAGCGATGGGACATGGACTTCCTGTACTTGTATCAAGCAATCATGGAAACTTGAGTATTGTTTCGCATGAAGAGAATGGAATGGTCTATTCGACAGAGGCTCAATTTCTTGATTTTGCGGAGAGACTAGTGAATAATAACGAATTAAGGGCTAAAATTGGAAAAAATGCAGAAATCTATATTGATTCCAATCATTCTGCTACATATGAAGCCGAACGCTTTATAACTATTTATAAAAATGCCCTAAAATCATCAAATAATTAA
- the selD gene encoding selenide, water dikinase SelD: MSKEEIIKLTSLSSKGGUGCKIGPEDLAQVLRHLPKSVPDPNLLVGLDTSDDAGVYKINEDTALVQTLDFFTPIVDDPYMFGQIAAANSLSDVYAMGGKPLTVMNIVGFPINTLDKSILADILCGAADKVAESGATLVGGHSIDDNEPKFGLSVTGVVHPDKVRANAGAKPGDRLVLTKPIGVGILTTAIKRDLLSEESLNEVMQVMAALNKDAAEAMENYQVNACTDITGFGLLGHTLEMAEGSNVGITVDSKNVPVLSGTRELAEQNIIPGGTKKNHKWIADRIDYQENVDEISQLILCDAVTSGGLLISVPEEAAESLQKDLLDRNVPSAIIGVVTAETPGRIKVI, translated from the coding sequence ATGTCAAAAGAAGAAATCATTAAATTAACTTCATTATCATCAAAAGGTGGTTGAGGATGCAAAATTGGTCCTGAAGACCTAGCGCAGGTTCTGCGTCATTTACCAAAATCGGTACCAGATCCAAATCTACTTGTAGGGCTGGATACCTCAGATGATGCTGGAGTGTATAAAATAAATGAAGACACAGCACTTGTTCAAACGTTGGACTTTTTTACACCAATTGTGGATGATCCGTATATGTTTGGTCAAATTGCGGCAGCAAATTCTTTAAGTGATGTTTATGCAATGGGTGGGAAACCACTAACCGTGATGAACATTGTTGGTTTTCCAATTAATACATTGGACAAAAGTATTTTAGCAGATATCTTATGTGGTGCTGCAGATAAAGTGGCTGAATCAGGAGCGACTTTAGTTGGGGGTCACTCGATTGATGATAATGAACCGAAGTTTGGATTATCAGTAACTGGTGTCGTTCATCCAGATAAAGTTCGAGCTAATGCTGGTGCAAAACCTGGTGACCGCCTTGTTTTAACAAAACCTATTGGTGTAGGAATCTTAACAACTGCGATTAAGCGGGATCTTTTATCTGAGGAAAGCTTAAATGAGGTCATGCAAGTCATGGCAGCTCTAAATAAAGATGCGGCTGAAGCTATGGAAAATTATCAAGTAAATGCATGTACTGATATTACAGGCTTTGGTTTACTTGGTCATACATTAGAAATGGCTGAAGGAAGCAATGTTGGGATAACAGTGGATAGTAAGAATGTACCTGTATTATCAGGAACGAGAGAGCTTGCTGAGCAAAACATCATTCCAGGTGGTACAAAGAAAAACCATAAATGGATCGCTGATCGAATCGATTATCAAGAGAACGTCGACGAAATCAGTCAGCTGATTCTTTGTGATGCTGTTACATCAGGAGGATTATTAATTTCTGTTCCTGAAGAAGCGGCAGAAAGTTTGCAGAAAGATCTTCTTGACCGAAATGTACCCTCTGCAATTATTGGGGTTGTAACAGCTGAAACGCCAGGAAGAATTAAAGTGATCTAA
- the phnD gene encoding phosphate/phosphite/phosphonate ABC transporter substrate-binding protein, which translates to MKKLLALLFTSILFFSLVACTTGNEGNEATDETEEAEDFTIGVIPSQTEGSMEAAMEELQTILTEKLGRTVKVDVYPDYNGVVEAMNYDKIDMAYFGPLTYVVAHANSGAKAIITQLIDGEPFYHSYIITHVDSPWTSLEELLTETEEVDFAFGDINSTSGSLIPSIELQDRGVFVSEDEHEFKTVRYTGSHDATALSIQNKQVTAGAIDSAIYNQLVESGKIDGEQIKIIWQSEPLFQYPWAVHADTDDETIEKLQAAFLGIKDPVVLDAFGASGFIEATDKDYESIRDAAIKEGIINE; encoded by the coding sequence ATGAAAAAGTTATTAGCATTGTTGTTTACCAGTATACTATTCTTTTCGTTAGTGGCATGTACAACGGGCAATGAAGGAAATGAAGCAACTGATGAAACTGAAGAAGCTGAAGATTTTACAATAGGAGTCATTCCTTCTCAAACGGAAGGATCAATGGAAGCAGCAATGGAAGAGCTTCAAACAATTTTAACTGAAAAATTAGGTCGTACTGTAAAGGTAGATGTTTACCCAGACTATAATGGTGTTGTTGAAGCGATGAATTATGACAAAATTGATATGGCATACTTTGGACCTTTAACATATGTTGTTGCGCATGCTAATAGTGGAGCAAAAGCAATTATCACACAATTAATTGATGGAGAGCCATTTTATCATTCTTATATTATTACGCATGTAGATAGCCCTTGGACTTCATTGGAAGAGCTTTTAACAGAAACTGAAGAAGTTGATTTCGCATTTGGTGATATTAATTCAACTTCAGGATCTTTAATTCCAAGTATAGAGTTACAAGATCGTGGTGTTTTTGTTTCGGAAGATGAACATGAATTCAAAACAGTACGTTATACAGGATCACATGATGCAACAGCACTTTCTATTCAAAATAAACAAGTTACAGCTGGTGCAATTGATAGTGCGATTTATAATCAGTTAGTTGAATCAGGAAAAATTGATGGTGAACAAATTAAAATCATCTGGCAGTCAGAACCACTATTCCAATATCCATGGGCAGTTCACGCTGATACAGATGATGAAACAATTGAAAAACTTCAAGCAGCATTTTTAGGCATAAAGGATCCGGTCGTTCTTGATGCGTTTGGAGCAAGTGGATTTATTGAAGCAACGGATAAAGATTATGAAAGTATTCGCGATGCTGCGATTAAAGAAGGAATTATCAACGAATAG
- the phnE gene encoding phosphonate ABC transporter, permease protein PhnE, producing the protein MIVWFKRHHIITVIVLVAVIYYSMRLTEFDLTKFRDFRNMIDFLSHWFPMDLEYLPRAINDSLETLAVAFLGSFFGLLIAIPISFIAAKNTAPSGVVYHLSRTVLSFVRSIPEIVFGLILLTALGLGPFPAVLAIMFHNIGVLGKLISELIEAAEPGPQEAMKAVGAKSWFGSLFSILPQIWPNVLSSYFYRFEVAIRTSLILGFIGGGGIGQRLFNDFKTFQYSAVSLDVLIIMIIVILVDLLGSYVRNKVI; encoded by the coding sequence ATGATTGTGTGGTTTAAAAGGCATCATATTATTACCGTGATTGTTTTAGTGGCTGTTATTTATTACAGTATGAGACTCACGGAGTTTGATTTAACAAAATTTAGAGACTTCCGTAACATGATTGATTTTTTATCACATTGGTTTCCGATGGATTTGGAATACCTACCAAGAGCAATCAATGATAGTTTGGAAACATTGGCGGTGGCGTTTTTAGGAAGCTTTTTTGGCTTGCTAATCGCCATCCCAATTAGTTTTATTGCTGCTAAAAATACAGCTCCATCTGGGGTTGTTTATCATTTATCAAGGACGGTTTTAAGTTTTGTTCGTTCCATTCCTGAGATTGTGTTTGGTCTTATTTTACTTACAGCACTTGGGTTAGGTCCCTTTCCAGCAGTATTAGCTATTATGTTTCATAATATAGGGGTATTAGGTAAATTGATATCTGAGTTAATTGAAGCAGCCGAGCCAGGGCCACAGGAAGCAATGAAAGCAGTGGGAGCAAAAAGCTGGTTCGGCTCTCTCTTTAGCATCTTGCCACAAATTTGGCCGAATGTCTTATCGAGCTATTTTTATCGGTTTGAAGTAGCGATAAGAACGTCATTAATTCTTGGATTTATTGGTGGTGGTGGAATCGGACAAAGGCTATTTAACGATTTCAAGACCTTTCAATATTCAGCGGTTTCTCTAGATGTACTTATCATTATGATTATTGTTATTTTAGTTGACTTATTAGGAAGCTATGTCAGAAATAAAGTAATTTAG
- the phnC gene encoding phosphonate ABC transporter ATP-binding protein: MIEIKDLSVRYPRSNSNALTSINLSLAKSDFVCILGKSGAGKSTFIRCINGLQKPTEGDILWNGESLSGKNDEQLRLVRREMGMIFQHFNLVPRLSVIQNVLTGYFGYRNTFKNMIGFFDLHEIAEAKQIIADVGLSEFTDRRVEHLSGGQKQRVGIARAVLQHPKVLLGDEPVASLDPGTSNRIFTLLKEMHERHQLLTVINVHDVTLAKRYATRIIGLKNGELLFDGPPERFTEKEYHEIYESNVEESLTYIT, encoded by the coding sequence ATGATTGAAATTAAAGATTTATCGGTTCGTTATCCAAGGAGCAACAGTAATGCACTAACTTCCATTAATCTTTCTCTTGCGAAAAGTGATTTTGTTTGTATTCTTGGAAAAAGTGGAGCCGGAAAGTCTACTTTCATCCGTTGTATCAATGGGCTACAAAAACCGACTGAAGGTGACATTCTTTGGAACGGTGAATCCCTTTCTGGAAAAAACGATGAGCAGCTTAGACTTGTACGTAGAGAGATGGGGATGATTTTTCAACACTTTAATCTCGTTCCACGCCTTTCTGTTATTCAAAATGTGTTAACCGGTTATTTTGGTTATCGGAATACCTTTAAAAATATGATTGGTTTTTTTGATTTACATGAAATTGCTGAAGCTAAACAAATTATTGCAGATGTTGGGTTGTCAGAATTTACTGACCGACGAGTGGAGCATCTAAGTGGGGGCCAAAAGCAGCGTGTGGGAATAGCTAGAGCTGTTCTTCAACATCCAAAGGTATTACTAGGTGATGAACCTGTTGCAAGTCTTGACCCAGGTACATCAAACCGAATTTTCACCTTATTAAAAGAGATGCACGAAAGACATCAGCTGTTGACTGTCATAAATGTTCATGATGTAACCCTTGCGAAGCGCTATGCAACAAGAATTATTGGCTTGAAAAATGGTGAATTATTATTTGATGGTCCACCAGAGCGATTCACTGAAAAAGAATACCATGAGATTTATGAATCAAATGTAGAAGAGAGCTTAACCTACATTACGTAA
- a CDS encoding polysaccharide deacetylase family protein, with protein MVDITEVVYDCKDDTILKKVNTNNTKKVVLTIDDGPSRVLPQLLDVLRDEEVPAVFFWQSKLLFHEREWQRVLDEGHLIGTHSTKHRNMVKLSFEEQFQDVYHSVEKIEEITGQKVRYFRPPYGQYNENTLEVARELQLVPVMWRISSMDWELKHDSQKIISNVCDHLEDGAIILLHELRQTLEVLPELIKAIKQKGYGFTLL; from the coding sequence GTGGTCGATATTACAGAAGTCGTGTACGACTGCAAAGATGATACTATTCTTAAAAAAGTAAACACAAACAACACCAAAAAGGTTGTCTTAACAATCGATGATGGTCCAAGTAGAGTTCTTCCACAGCTGCTAGATGTCCTTCGTGATGAAGAGGTTCCAGCTGTTTTTTTCTGGCAATCAAAGCTTTTGTTTCATGAGAGAGAATGGCAAAGAGTCTTAGACGAGGGACACCTAATTGGTACACATTCCACAAAGCATCGCAATATGGTGAAACTTAGCTTTGAAGAGCAGTTTCAGGATGTTTATCATAGTGTGGAAAAAATCGAAGAAATTACAGGTCAAAAAGTTAGATACTTTCGCCCGCCATATGGACAGTATAATGAAAATACATTAGAGGTAGCTAGAGAGCTTCAATTAGTTCCTGTGATGTGGAGAATATCGTCTATGGATTGGGAACTGAAACACGATTCGCAAAAGATTATTTCAAATGTTTGTGACCATTTAGAGGATGGGGCAATTATCCTTTTACATGAACTGCGGCAAACTCTTGAGGTGTTGCCTGAATTAATCAAAGCAATAAAACAAAAAGGATATGGGTTTACCTTGTTATAG
- the aroD gene encoding type I 3-dehydroquinate dehydratase, translating into MKKLVKVRDVTIGEGAPKICVPVVGETLEQLLEEIVSLKSLDLDVVEWRIDFFQDVESIEIVKSALFEIRQALGNTPLLFTFRSAKEGGEREVSSSYYFELNSEIVKSSLVEMVDIELFNDEEMIKELVEESHKHGVFVVISNHDFDKTPSKDEIVTRLRRAQELGGDLPKIAVMPRTAADVLVLLDATLMMSEQYADRPIITMSMAGNGVVSRLAGEVFGSALTFGAAKKASAPGQISVTELRRVLELIHKNL; encoded by the coding sequence ATGAAAAAATTAGTCAAGGTTAGAGATGTAACGATTGGAGAAGGTGCTCCAAAGATATGTGTTCCGGTTGTTGGAGAAACACTTGAGCAGTTGCTTGAAGAAATAGTCTCATTGAAATCTCTTGACTTAGATGTCGTGGAATGGCGCATAGACTTCTTTCAAGATGTAGAGTCGATCGAAATTGTGAAATCAGCACTTTTTGAAATCCGCCAAGCCTTAGGAAATACCCCCCTCCTTTTTACCTTTCGAAGTGCCAAAGAGGGTGGAGAGAGGGAAGTGAGCAGCTCTTATTATTTTGAGCTTAATAGCGAAATAGTAAAATCAAGTCTAGTTGAGATGGTTGATATTGAGTTGTTTAATGATGAGGAAATGATCAAAGAGCTTGTTGAGGAATCTCACAAGCATGGGGTGTTTGTGGTTATTTCAAATCATGATTTTGATAAAACACCTTCAAAGGATGAAATTGTTACTCGTTTACGGAGAGCTCAAGAATTAGGCGGAGATTTGCCGAAAATCGCAGTCATGCCAAGAACAGCGGCTGATGTACTTGTTTTACTTGATGCAACGCTCATGATGTCAGAGCAATATGCTGACAGACCGATTATTACAATGTCCATGGCAGGTAATGGGGTTGTAAGCCGTCTTGCTGGAGAAGTTTTTGGTTCAGCACTTACTTTTGGTGCAGCTAAAAAGGCCTCTGCACCGGGACAGATTTCGGTAACTGAGCTAAGAAGAGTACTTGAATTAATACATAAGAATTTATGA
- a CDS encoding RNA polymerase sigma factor, whose translation MELEEVYKNVSPRIFAYFYAKTLAKEIAEDLTHDVFYDAMKNIHSFSGKSSIDTWIFAIAMNRLKKYYRSKKYKKQLQQKLIFDDANTVSIIDEMIEKENHQLLLEKIRLLEEPLKELVTLRIYGELSFKEIGIILNKTENYARVNFYRTKLKLQKELEEGKNEHKS comes from the coding sequence ATGGAGCTTGAGGAAGTTTACAAAAACGTAAGCCCAAGAATATTTGCTTACTTTTATGCTAAAACATTAGCTAAAGAAATAGCGGAAGATCTCACACATGATGTGTTCTATGACGCTATGAAAAATATTCATAGTTTTTCTGGCAAAAGCTCAATAGATACTTGGATCTTTGCGATTGCCATGAATCGTTTAAAGAAGTATTACCGATCAAAAAAATACAAAAAGCAATTACAGCAAAAATTGATTTTTGATGACGCGAATACAGTTTCAATCATCGATGAAATGATAGAAAAAGAGAATCATCAACTCCTTTTAGAAAAAATCCGGCTTCTTGAAGAACCATTAAAAGAGCTTGTCACGCTAAGAATCTATGGTGAATTGTCGTTTAAGGAGATAGGAATCATCTTAAACAAAACGGAGAATTATGCTAGGGTCAATTTTTATCGAACGAAACTGAAATTGCAGAAGGAATTAGAGGAGGGAAAAAATGAGCACAAAAGTTAA
- a CDS encoding YfjL-like protein — MKKKRYLVYKLIALILIGFIVTFYNAFNGNPISEWIAFKKVEKHVASTYPDREFRVQEGFYDFKFGEYLFNVIEIGSVDETNVGPKEYEFRVRGFFSPAIVWDGVRYSLLDQSLMTRLSREAEIKIKSLLTTEVENVKEVGIQLEVLKGQLPKDIKWEKDVNLDSPMDIHIVIDSTNSTKEETVLTAKKIQDTLKAQGISYKRVTINGNVFGLNEKEYGAKASHGYVKYSFSFEPDTTIRKKDIQEENK, encoded by the coding sequence ATGAAGAAAAAACGATATCTTGTTTATAAATTAATAGCTCTTATTTTAATTGGCTTTATAGTAACGTTTTATAATGCATTTAACGGAAATCCAATCAGTGAATGGATCGCTTTTAAAAAGGTTGAAAAGCATGTAGCATCAACCTATCCTGACAGAGAATTTAGAGTTCAAGAAGGTTTTTATGATTTTAAATTTGGAGAGTATTTATTCAATGTAATTGAAATTGGCTCAGTTGATGAAACAAATGTTGGCCCGAAAGAATATGAGTTCCGCGTTCGTGGCTTTTTTTCACCAGCAATCGTCTGGGATGGGGTCCGTTATAGTCTACTAGATCAAAGCTTAATGACGCGCTTAAGTCGTGAGGCAGAAATTAAAATAAAGTCATTGTTAACCACTGAAGTAGAAAATGTAAAAGAAGTTGGAATCCAACTAGAGGTTCTAAAAGGACAGTTACCAAAAGACATCAAATGGGAGAAAGATGTTAATCTAGATTCCCCGATGGACATTCATATTGTAATAGATTCCACTAATTCAACGAAAGAAGAGACGGTTTTGACTGCGAAAAAAATCCAGGATACGCTAAAGGCTCAAGGCATTAGTTATAAACGAGTAACAATTAATGGCAATGTATTTGGTTTAAATGAGAAGGAATACGGTGCAAAAGCTTCGCATGGTTATGTGAAATATTCATTTTCTTTTGAGCCAGATACAACTATTAGAAAAAAAGATATTCAGGAAGAAAATAAATAA
- a CDS encoding CPBP family glutamic-type intramembrane protease produces MAAVLFGVGHLPAAFSIFGKSRLVVTRTILLNAIPGILFGWLYWKFGIEIAILSHFLSDICLHVCLGPIIRKKTLN; encoded by the coding sequence ATAGCAGCAGTCCTATTCGGTGTAGGACATTTGCCGGCCGCATTTTCAATCTTTGGAAAATCGCGTTTAGTTGTGACTCGTACCATCTTGCTAAATGCAATTCCTGGAATACTTTTTGGTTGGTTGTATTGGAAGTTTGGAATAGAAATTGCCATCCTCTCACATTTTTTATCTGATATTTGTTTGCATGTTTGTTTAGGACCGATTATTCGAAAAAAGACACTAAATTAA